Proteins encoded within one genomic window of Camarhynchus parvulus chromosome 14, STF_HiC, whole genome shotgun sequence:
- the LOC115909045 gene encoding LOW QUALITY PROTEIN: cytochrome P450 3A12-like (The sequence of the model RefSeq protein was modified relative to this genomic sequence to represent the inferred CDS: substituted 1 base at 1 genomic stop codon) yields MQLLPSLSPVTWLLLVALLCIVARYGIWPYRTFKKLGIPGPRPLPFVGTFLEYQHGVHNFDQKCFEKYGKIWGFYDGRQPVLAVLDPILIKNILVKECYSIFTNRRNFRLNGILESALNVAEDEQWKRIRTVLYPTFTSGKLKEMFHIINHYGEKLVKNIEKKVANDEFVAAKDIFGAYSMDVVTSTSFSVNVDSMNNPNDPFVTNIKKFLQFSFLSPVFLLLVLFPFLTPVLEKMKVTLLPSDVMDFFKNVFTKMKKEREKGSSMDXVDFLQLMIESQNSHDGSKSAETNLDKTLSDEEILAQALNFVFAGYETTSSTLSYIAYNLATHPDVQQRLQDEVDAHLPNKAAPTYTAITQMEYLDMVVNESIRLYPAGGRIERVCKKTVELSGVTIPEGMVVMIPAFVLHQDPQYWPESDEFRPERFSIENKEGIDPYTFLPFGAGPRNCIGMRFAHLVVKVAVVVLLQNFSFRPCKDTPIPLVLDSKGFMQPKKPIVLKMVPRAQADLKK; encoded by the exons atgcagctgctgcccagcctctCCCCGGTCACCTGGCTGCTCCTCGTCGCCCTCCTGTGCATCGTGGCTCG CTATGGGATATGGCCCTACCGGACCTTCAAGAAGCTGGGCATTCCTGGCCCACGGCCTCTGCCATTTGTGGGAACTTTCCTGGAGTACCAGCAT gGAGTCCACAATTTTGAtcagaaatgctttgaaaaGTATGGAAAAATCTGGGG GTTTTATGATGgcaggcagcctgtgctggctgtttTGGACCCCATCCTCATCAAAAACATCCTGGTGAAAGAGTGCTACAGCATTTTTACTAATCGCCGG AACTTTCGTCTGAACGGGATCCTGGAATCAGCCCTCAACGTGGCTGAAGATGAGCAGTGGAAAAGGATTCGTACAGTGCTGTATCCAACCTTCACCAGTGGGAAGCTGAAGGAG ATGTTCCATATCATTAATCACTATGGTGAAAAATTAGTGAAAAACATTGAGAAGAAGGTGGCTAATGATGAGTTTGTGGCTGCGAAGGA CATTTTTGGAGCTTACAGCATGGATGTGGTGACCAGCACTTCTTTCAGTGTCAATGTTGACTCCATGAACAACCCCAATGACCCCTTTGTCACCAACATTAAGAAATTTCTCCAATTCAGTTTCCTAAGTCCTGTGTTCTTACTCTTAG tGTTGTTCCCCTTTCTTACCCCTGTGCTGGAAAAGATGAAGGTGACTCTGTTACCCTCAGATGTCATGGACTTCTTCAAGAATGTCTTCACAAAAATGAAGAAGGAACGGGAGAAGGGCAGCAGCATG GATTGAGTGGATTTCCTGCAACTCATGATTGAATCGCAGAACTCACACGATGGCTCCAAGTCTGCTGAGACCAACTTGGACAAAA CATTAAGTGATGAGGAGATTCTGGCCCAGGCTCTTAACTTTGTCTTTGCTGGTTATGAGACCACCAGCTCCACCCTCAGCTACATAGCCTACAACCTGGCCACCCACCCTGACGTGCAGCAGCGACTCCAGGACGAGGTCGATGCACACTTGCCCAACAAG GCCGCTCCCACGTACACCGCCATCACCCAGATGGAGTACTTGGATATGGTGGTGAACGAATCCATCCGGCTCTACCCCGCCGGGGGCCGGATCGAGAGGGTCTGCAAGAAGACAGTGGAGCTCAGTGGAGTGACTATTCCAGAGGGAATGGTGGTCATGATCCCAGCCTTCGTGCTGCACCAGGACCCGCAGTACTGGCCAGAGTCAGATGAGTTCAGGCCTGAGAG GTTCAGTATAGAGAACAAAGAGGGTATTGACCCCTACACCTTCCTGCCATTTGGGGCTGGCCCCAGGAACTGCATTGGGATGAGGTTTGCTCATCTTGTTGTGAAAGTGGCTGTGGTTGTCCTGTTGCAGAACTTCTCATTCAGACCCTGCAAAGACACACCG ATCCCACTGGTCCTGGACTCGAAAGGTTTCATGCAGCCAAAGAAGCCCATTGTCCTGAAGATGgtccccagagcccaggctgaCCTGAAGAAGTGa